From the genome of Malus domestica chromosome 04, GDT2T_hap1, one region includes:
- the LOC103419487 gene encoding uncharacterized protein produces the protein MALWSSPSTSSSPKGIVITVPALVLTASVAAVFFFFLLFSLSSPCTCGGGAGIARVGYVGGPSVGVAEGGGGETIWSSKEDVEWVKDQIRVNGLHMQDNVLRKGINPRTRAQQLEDLLQFKGISHYEGPDSENHTALPCPGELLTEEHHSNYGEPWAGGRDVFEFLAQSSHLKPDSNVLEIGCGTLRVGLHFIRYLNPGHFHCLERDELSLMAAFRYELPSQGLLHKRPLIVKGDNMDFNRFGSDVVYDLIYASAVFLHMPDKLVWVGLERLTNKLKPYDGRIFVSHNIKFCSRLGGDECTKQLTSLGLEYVGKHTHDSLLFNHYEIWFEFRRTKA, from the exons ATGGCTCTGTGGTCGTCACCGTCAACGTCGTCGTCGCCGAAGGGGATAGTGATAACGGTGCCGGCGCTGGTCCTCACGGCGTCAGTTGCCgcagttttcttcttctttctcttgttCTCTTTATCGTCGCCGTGCACTTGCGGCGGCGGTGCTGGTATTGCGCGTGTGGGTTATGTCGGTGGACCCAGTGTCGGCGTGGCGGAGGGCGGAGGAGGAGAGACGATATGGTCGTCGAAGGAGGATGTGGAGTGGGTGAAGGATCAGATCCGAGTGAATGGGTTGCATATGCAGGATAACGTGTTGAGGAAGGGAATTAACCCTCGCACCAGAGCTCAGCAGCTTGAAGATCTCTTGCA ATTCAAGGGTATATCTCACTATGAAGGACCTGATTCGGAAAATCATACTGCCCTCCCATGCCCTGGTGAGCTCCTAACCGAGGAGCACCACAGTAACTACGGTGAGCCTTGGGCAGGTGGGCGAGATGTTTTTGAGTTCCTCGCTCAGTCCTCTCATCTGAAGCCTGACTCCAATGTCCTTGAGATCGGTTGTGGTACCCTCCGAGTTGGTTTGCATTTCATTCGCTATCTTAATCCCGGACACTTCCACTGCCTTGAAAGAGATGAGCTCTCGCTAATGGCTGCCTTCAGATACGAGCTTCCTTCCCAAGGTCTTCTGCACAAGCGCCCTTTGATTGTGAAAGGCGACAACATGGACTTCAACAGATTTGGGTCCGATGTTGTGTATGACTTGATCTATGCTAGCGCTGTGTTTCTTCATATGCCTGATAAGCTTGTGTGGGTTGGATTAGAGAGATTGACAAATAAACTGAAACCCTATGACGGGCGAATCTTCGTTTCCCATAATATCAAATTCTGTTCGCGGTTGGGAGGAGACGAGTGTACAAAGCAGCTCACGAGTTTAGGCCTGGAGTATGTCGGAAAGCATACACATGACAGCTTGCTATTTAATCACTACGAAATCTGGTTCGAGTTTAGGCGGACAAAGGCTTAG